GCCCTCCGACCGCCCACCCGGAAACCCTCGGGGCCTTCGCCCCTTGAGCGCCCGGGCGAGGAGGCCGGGTAGCCGGCCTCCCAGCGGCTTTCGTCCCCGGTCACGGTTGCGGGCCAGCGCCGGATTCTCACCGGCTTCCCGTTTACCCCCGAGCCTTCCAGGCCCGAGGCACCCGGGACTCGACACCAAACTATCTTATTCAGTCCGCAATTGTCAACCTAAAATGTTCGTTTTAGTGCTTGAACACCCTCTGACCGGTAAAGACCATGGCCACCGGAGGATCGGCCTCATTACAGGCCTCGATGGACTCCCAGTCCCTTAGCGAACCCCCGGGCTGAATGATGGCCGAGATGCCCTCTCTTATGGCCACATCCACCGCGTCCCGAAAGGGGAAAAAGGCGTCGGAGACCATCACCGAGCCGGGAAGCCCCGCCCGAGCGGCCCTGGTCTCCTCGTCGATTTCTATCTTCTGGCTCTCCGGACGCTCTCCTCTGCGGATCTCCAATTCCAGTTGCTTGTAGGAAATTCCGTAGCGATCGTAACACAATAGATCGGCGTACTTGGTATAGGCCTTGAAAATAGCGATCTCGGTAACCCCCACCCGATCCTGTTCCCCGGTTCCGATGGCCACAGTGCACCGGTCCTTCACGAAGAGCACGGAGTTGGAGGTTACCCCCATTTCCACCGCCCAGCCGAAGATCATGTCCTCGATCTCGCGTTTGGTGGGTTCGCGTTTGCAGCGCACCTCAGTCCCGTCGGGCTTCGTGGCCAATGCGGGCCTGAGGTCCTCCGGTCCTCTGACCCTGTTGATCTGGGATTGCTGGATGATGATGCCCCCGTCCATGAGACTCTTGAACTCCACCACCGGAAGTCCCCAGTACTCCTCGAGACGATCCATGCGCTTTATCCGGATGATGCGCAGGTTGGGCCGTTTTTTCAGGATCTCCACCGCACCCTCTTCGTACTCCGGAGCGGCCACCACCTCGAAGTATTGCTCGCTTATGGCCTCGGCGCAGGCCTTGTCCACCGGACGGTTAAGGGCTATGGCCCCGCCGAAGGCCGCGATTCGATCCGCCCGAAAGGCCCGCACAAAGGCCTCAGCAATGCTATCCCCGTAAGCCACCCCGCAGGGATTATTGTGCTTCACGATCACGCAACAGGGATGACGGCTCAAATAACGCAACACATTGAGGGCATTGTCCACATCGGTAAGGTTGGTCTTGCTGGGGTGTTTCCCGAACTGCAGCATGTCCTCCTCGCGGAGGCTCGAGACCAGCCCCCGTCCCGGAGAGATGAACTCGCACTCCCCCAGCACCAGGTTTCCGTTTACCAGCTCGTAGAGAGCGGCCTCCTGGTCGGGGTTTTCTCCGTAGCGCAGACCCCGTTCCTCCACCACTCCCGGTTCCACCTCGATCTTCCAGGTCCTCTTCCGATAGACCAGCGTCTGATCGCCAAAGGTGATCCGGATCTCCGGAGGAAAATGATCTCCCCTGATGGTGCGATACATCTTCTTGAGATCTTCAGACACGACCGCACCCCCTCTCTGGTTTTTTGTCAAGGATAGCTCAGAAGGAGGGACTCCGTCAAATATTCCTAACGACGGCTGCGGGGACGAAATTTTCCCCGTCTGACCCGCGGAGCCCTCGCCGGGGGACGACCGGAGCCACCCAGTTCCTCCCGCACCTCCGCCGGGGAGATCAGCCATTCCTCCTCAGGCTCGGGGAAGATTACCCTCATGCGCTTTCCGATGAGTTCCTCAATGCCTTCCAGGAAAAAGGCCCCGGTTTCGTCGCAGAGCGAGACGATCTCCCCGGGGGCCTTACGCACGCGGGCCGCTCTCTGGAGAAAGTCGCTGGGGATCTCCGGAAGGTCGTAGTTTATGACCAGGTCGAGCTCCGGATCCTGTATGAAACGACACCCGGCATCGGTGGCCACCATGATGCGGGCCTCTCCACGGGCAAAGAGTTTCAGGAAGTTTAGCCGCAGTGGAAGCGGAAGTTCAGGCTTGAGAAAGACGGCCTTGAGGCCCAGAGCCTTGAGATCGTCGGTGAGCTTCTGCGCCTCGCTTTTTTCATTGACAAAAATAAGGGCCCGAGGCCAGCCCCTTCGCCTTAGCAATCCCAGAAGAAGAGAAAACTTCTCCTCCTTCGAGATATGAATCACCGAAAGATCCACCGAGGAAAAGTCCAGCCGCCCTTCCTCCACATAGATTTCCTCCGGTTCCCGGGTAATCTCCGCAGCCACCTCCAGGGCCGGATAGGTCAGATCCTCCATGAGAACCAGAGTCTGGCGCCTTTCCGGGGGAGGCAATTTTTGAAGAAGCTGCCTGGTGAAAGTAAGGCTTCGGGCCACCATCTTCTCAAGCTCGTCCACAATGAGGAGTTTTAATCCGTGAAGCTTGAGGAGGTGCCACTTCAGGGCCCGGTTGAGTCCGTCAGGGGTGATGATGAGAAGGTCTCCTATGTTTTCCAGAGCGCGGAGGTCCTCATCGGTTAGACGGTCCTCCGAGGAAAGTGCGGTAATCTCAATCTCTAGTCCCTCGCTAAGTCGCCGGGCCCATTCCCTCAGGAAGACAACCCTGGCTGCCTCCGGGGCAAGGATAAGAGCCCGGGGAAAGAATTCCCGATCCCCGTTTCCCCCGGAAAGACGATTGAGTGCAGCCACCACCACGAAGAGCCCCTTACCGCTTCCCCGACGGGCCTTGAGAATGAGATCCCGCCCCTTCAGCACCTCGGTGAGGGCCAGGTCCTGGAGGATGGTAGTGCGTTGAAGCCCGGTTTTTCCCAGATTCTCTTTGAGGCGCCTGGACAGGGGAAACCGATGCCACGGGCGTCCATGTAGACCTACGGTAAGCCCTACTGCACCGCCTGCACTGCCCTCCATGAAGAACCCCTCTTCCCCAAGTTAGCGAAAAGGAAGCGCCTCAAATCCGCTCCACCCGTTCTTTCATGCGGAGAAGGTAGGTAAATCCTAAAGGTTTGTCAAGTTACCAACTACCATGAAAAGGTTCAAAGATCTGACTAAAAAATTCTTCGCTTGGCTACTCCTCCTCCAGTTCGATTTCGGCAAAGGAATGCCCGCAATCGTAGCACTTTACATCCAGGATCTTTCCAAGCAGGGCCACATACACCTCGGAGGCCCCGCATTCAGGGCAGGGAGTCTCTATCTCTCCGCCTTCCACGATGTTTTTTATCTCCTCGCGCAGTTCCTCCGGCACCTCGGGATCAAACACGATCTTCACCGCCGACCTCCTCCTGGGACTTCTCCTGGCAAAATACCAACCCCTTCGATCCTTGTAAAGGAGAATTATCAAACAAAATGAAAAATTCCCGGTTTCCCGCCGGCCCCGGCACCGGGCTTTCGGCCACGCCCAGGGCCTTGAGCCCCAGTTCGTCCTCCCCGAAACGCCAGATTTCCTCGACGACCCGACGGTGTTTGGCGTGATCCCTGACCACGCCTCCGCGCCCAACCTCCCGCGGACCCACCTCGAACTGAGGTTTTACGAGGGCCAGGATGAACCCCCCGGGTTTCAGAATCCGTACCGCGGCGGGAAGAACCTTTCTCAGGGAAATGAAGGAGACATCGATGGTGACGAGGTCCATCCTCTCCGGGAGGTCCCCCGGGGAGAGGTAGCGGGCGTTAACCCCCTCGAGGGAGATCACCCGCGGATCCCGGCGCAATCTCTCGTGAAGCTGACCCCGCCCCACATCCACGGCGTACACCCTGGCCGCCCCGTGCCGCAGCAGACAGTCCGTAAATCCCCCGGTGGAGGCCCCCAGGTCCGCACAGACGAAACCCTTCACCGAAAGACCGAAGACCCGCAGGGCCCCCTCAAGCTTGAGCCCCCCGCGGGAGACATAAGGCAACCCCCGGCCCCGAATCTCGATCCCGGCCTCGACCGGCACCCTGGTACCGGCCTTGTCCACCCGCCGTCCGTCCACCCAGACGGCCCCGGACATGATGAGGGCCCGGGCCTTCTCCCGGCTCTCGCAAAACCCCCTCTGCACCAGCAATCGATCCAGCCTTTCCTTCTTCATCGTTGACTTTTGGGAACCAGCCCCTATTCTATTCGTAATCTCCGGAACGGAAAACGCAAATGCGCGTGGGACTTCTGGGCGGGACCTTTGATCCGATTCACCTGGGCCACCTGCGGGTGGCCGAGGAGGTGCGGGAGAAGCTCGACCTTTCCGAGGTCTGGTTCATCCCGGCCGGAGTCCCCCCTCACAAGCGATCGGAACCGCATCTTCCCTTCGAGGAACGCCTGAGGCTGGTTAGGCTTGCCGTGGAGGAACATCCGGCCTTCCGGGTCCTGGATCTAGAGGGACGGCGTTCCGGCCCCTCCTACACCGTGGACACCCTGGAAGAGTTGCGCCGCAGGCATCCCGACCACGACTACTTCTTCATCCTGGGACTCGACGCCTTTGTCGAGATCGAGACCTGGCACGAATTCCGGCGACTGCCGGAGCTGGCCACCTTGGTGGTGGTGAACCGGGGAGACCTCGACCTCGAATCAGCCCGGAACCTCAGTAAAAGACTCTTCCCGGGCCGGGAGGTCCTTTTTCTCCAGGTGCGGCGCCTGGACATATCCTCCACGGAGATCCGGCGTCTGCGGCGGTCCGGAAGGTCCATCCGGTATCTGGTTCCCGAGGCCGTACGACGACGGATCGAGGAACGCGGCCACTATCTTTAAGTAAGACCCGGTTTCAGGGTAAAGTTTAAGATCATGCGGACCAGACTCACCCCCATGTTCCGGCAGTACTTCGAGGTCAAGAACCGTTATCCGGATTGCATCCTCTTTTTCCGGCTGGGGGACTTTTACGAGATGTTCTTCGAGGACGCCGAGGAGGCCTCGCGGATCCTGGACATTGCGCTGACCTCCAGGGAGGCCGGAGGGGGGCAACGGGCGCCCATGTGCGGAGTCCCGGTGGCCAACGCCGCCCCTTACATCCGCAGGTTGATCGAAGCCGGAAAGAAGGTGGCCATCTGCGAGCAGGTGGAGGATCCCCGGGAGGCCCGGGGTCTGGTGCGCCGGGAGGTGGTGCGGGTAATCACCCCGGGCCTTTTCGTGGACCCGGAGGGGCTCTCCGACAAGGAAAGTCACTATCTATGCGCCCTGCGTCCGGGTAAACGCTGGGGGCTGGCCGTGCTGGAACTGTCCGCCGGCCAGTTCCGGGCCGCGATCTTCGAGGACCGCCGCGAACTCGTAAACGAGGTGTTCCGGCTCGAGCCCCGGGAACTGCTCCTTCCCGAAAACGCCCCCGAGGACCTGCGCCGGGAGCTTAGGGAGGGGCTCCCGGGCCTGGCCTTCACCCCGCTTCCGGCCGCGGCCTTTTCCGAGGCCAGGGCCCGGGAGCTTCTCTCCGAGCACTTCGGCGTGGAGGATCCGGCCGGCCTCGGCTTTGCGGAAATACCCGAAGCCCTTTCCGCCGTGGGGGCGGTTCTGGAATACCTCCTCGAAAACGAACGGGAGGCCCTGGGACGGATCTCTCCCCCCCGTCCCTACTTCCCCGGGGATTACCTCGTGCTGGACGAGGCCACCAAGAGGAACCTCGAACTCACGCGCAACCAGTTCGACGGTTCGGTGCGTCATTCTTTACTCTGGGTGCTCGACCGCACCCGCACCGCCATGGGAGGCCGCACCCTGCGCCACTGGCTCCTCTATCCCCTGAAGGATATTGCCGCCATCCGATCCCGTCAGGAGGCGATAACGACTCTTCTTGAGGACGCGACCCTGCGGGAGGGCCTGGCCGGCGCCCTTTCCCGCATCCCGGACCTAGAGAGGCTGGCCACCCGCTGCGCCCTGCGTCTGGCCGGCCCCCGGGATCTCGTCGCCCTCAGGGAGGCGCTGGCCGCTCTTCCCGAGGTCCGGGACCTCCTTGCCGGAAAAGAAGGGCTCATTTCCGAAATACGGGAACGGCTCTCCGACTTTTCTCACCTGGAGGAACGCCTCCGGAGGACCCTTCTCGACGAGGTACCGGCCACGGCCCGGGAGGGAGGGCTGGTGCGCCCCGGGGTGCATCCCGAGCTCGACGAACTGCGGGATCTCAAGGAGAACGCCCTGAGGTATCTCGCCGAAATCGAGGAACGGGAGCGCCGGCGCACCGGCATCCCCAACCTCAAGGTGGGCTACAACCGCGTCTTCGGTTACTACCTCGAGGTCACCAAGAGCCACCTTTCCCGCGTACCCAAGGACTACATTCGCAAGCAGACGCTCACCAACGCCGAGCGTTTCATCACCCCGGAGCTGAAGGAATTCGAGGCCAGAGTGCTTTCCGCGGACGAGAGGATCCGGGAGCTCGAGTACGAGATCTTTCTCGGGTTGAGGGAGGCCGTAAGCGGTGAGGCCGAGAGACTCCGGCAGGCGGCCCGGGCCCTGGGTGAGCTGGACGCCCTGGTTTCGCTGGCCGAGGTGGCCGAGGAGAACCGCTATGTCCGTCCCGAGGTGGTTCCCGAGCCCGGTATCGAGATCGTGGAGGGGCGACATCCGGTGCTGGAAAGGGTGCTTCCGGCGGGAAGTTTCGTGCCCAACACGGTGAGGCTCGATCCGGAGGAGGCCCGGCTCGTCCTCATCACCGGTCCCAACATGGCGGGAAAGTCCACCGTCCTGCGCCAGACCGCCCTCATCGTGCTTATGGCGCACACGGGGGCCTTCGTTCCCGCGGAATCCGCTCGCATCGGCCTCTGCGACCGCATATTCAGCCGGATCGGGGCCTCGGACGAGCTATCCCGGGGACGCTCCACCTTCATGGTGGAGATGGCCGAGTGCGCCAACATCCTCCACAACGCCACGGAGAGGAGCCTGGTCATCCTCGACGAGATCGGACGCGGCACCAGCACCTACGACGGGCTGGCCATCGCCTGGGCGGTGGCGGAATACCTCCACGAAAAGGGGGCCCTCACCCTCTTTGCCACCCACTATCACGAACTCACCGAACTGGCCCGGGAGCTCCCGGCAGCCAGGAACTACAATGTGGCGGTTAAGACCTGGGAGGACCGGATTATCTTTCTTTACCGGCTACAACCCGGACCGGCCAGCGAATCCTACGGAGTGCAGGTAGCGGCCCTGGCGGGGCTTCCCCGGGAGGTGGTGGAAAGGGCCCGGGAAATCCTTTCGGCCCTGGAAAGAAAGGCCGCGGCGGAACCTCCCCCTCGCCCCCCCGCCGGAAGGGATCATCCGCGCCAGCTTTCCCTTTTCGATCCCTATCTCCCCCTCAGGGAAAAACTCCTGGCGGTGGACCCCGAGGAACTCACCCCCAGGCAGGCCCTGAACCTGATTTTCGAACTGCGGGATCTTTTAGTAAAATCGGGGCTATGAGAGTCCTCCTTTCGGCCCTCCGGGCCTTTCTCTTCCTGTGGTTTATGGTCCTCTCCCTTTCCGCTCAGGCCCTGACCCCTTCGGAAAAGGCCTTTCTTTCGGCCAGGAAGGCCCTGGAGGAGTTCAGTCGCTCACCGAAGAAACAGCACTATCGCCGCTACTGGATCCGCGTGATCAATCGTTTCCGGCGGGTGTACCTGCGCTATCCCGAAAGCCCCGAGGCCCCAAAGGCCCTGATCTGGGCCGCCCGCCTCTATCGCAACCTTTACGGCTACTCCCACCTTCGCCGGGACCTCGAGGAGGCCCTGCGCCGTTACCGGATGATCTGGGAGCACTATCCCCGGAGCAATCTCGCCGACGACGCGCTCTTCGAGGCCGCCGAGATCTACGAGAAACTTCTCGGGGATCGGGTCACCGCCGAATACCTGCGGCGTCTCATCCTGAAGCGCTACCCCTCCGGCGACATGGCCGCTCGAATCGCTCCCCCGAAAAGGTCCCCTCCCGGAAAGACCCCCTCGAAAAACACCGCTCCCCCGGACAAGGCCTCCCCCCCGAAGGAAACCGCCACGGTGAAAAGGATCCGGCACTGGTCCGGCGAGGACTACAGCCGGGTGGTGGTGGACCTTTCCTCCCGGGTAACCTTTAAGGACCACGCCCTGAAGGCCTTCGCCGGAAGACCTCCCCGGGTCTATGTGGACCTCTCTCCGGCCCGGCTCTCTCCCTACCTCAAACCGGAAATCCCCATCGAGGACGGACTCCTCACCCGGGTCCGGGTGGGACAGTATCGCCCCGGCACCGTACGGGTGGTGCTGGACCTGAAGAGCCTCACCTCCTATCGGGTCTTTTACCTGGGAGATCCCCCCCGGGTGGTCATAGATCTCCTGGGGGAAAGCCCTCCACGCAGTGCCCCGAAAAAAGAAACCGAACGGGAGATCCCCCTTAAACCTCCGTCCCCGAACCATTATTCCCTGGCTCAACAGCTCGGACTCAAAATAAGACGCATCGTGATCGATCCCGGTCACGGGGGACACGACCCGGGGGCCCTCGGCCTTTACGGACTAAAGGAAAAGGACATTACCCTCAGGGTCTCGCGGTACCTGGCCGAGGAGTTACGGCGCTGTCTGGGCTGCCAGGTCATCCTGACCCGGGATCGCGATGTCTTCATTCCTCTTCTCAAACGCGCGGCCATCGCCAATCTCAAGAAGGCGGATCTTTTCGTCTCCATCCATGTAAACGCCGCCCCCAACCGGCGCTCCCGTGGCATCGAAACCTATTACCTCAGCTTCACCACCGACCCCGAGGCCATGCGGGTGGCGGCCATGGAAAACGCCATCTCTCGCCTCTCCCTGTCGGAGCTTCAGGATCTGCTGAAAAGGATCCTCCGGAACGCCAAAGTCGAGGAGTCCCGGCGCCTGGCCGAGGAGATCCAGAGACATCTGGTGAAGCGTCTTTCCCGGAGATACCGGGGGGTGCGCGATCTCGGAGTCAAGAAGGCCCCCTTCGTGGTCCTGGTGGGAACGCGCATGCCCGCGGTGCTGGTGGAGATCTCCTTCATCACCAATCCCACCGAGGCCCGACGATTGCGCTCGGAAAAATACCTCCGGGAAATCGCCCGGGGCATCGCCGAAGGAATAAAGGCCTATGTGAACGAGATCCAGGTGGCCCGGCCATGAGGGTAAGGGTAGGGCTCGAGGTGCTTCTCAGCGATCCACCCCGCTGGCTTCGCGGGCGCCGGGTGGGGCTACTCTCCCACCAGGCCGCCACCACCGCGGATCTCCGCCCCGCCCACCTCGTGCTCCGGGAAGCCCTGGGGAAAAACCTGGTGCGTCTCTTCGCCCCCCAGCACGGGTTCTACGGAACCGCCCAGGCCAACATGATCCCCGGCGAGGACCACCGGGACCCCCTGACCGGAGTCCCGGTGGTGAGCCTCTACGGGCCGCGCCTCAAGCCCTCCCCGGAACACCTCGCGGACCTGGACCTCCTCCTGGTGGATCTCGTGGATGTGGGGTGCCGGGTTTATACCTACCTCTGGACCCTCTTCCTCACCCTTGAGGCCGCGGAGAAGGCCGGAGTGGAGGTGGTCGTCCTGGATCGTCCCAATCCCCTGGGAGGGTGGCTCGAGGGGCCCGTGCTCTCTCCGGACCTCTTTTCCTTCGTGGGCCTCTGCGAGATGCCCCTGCGCCACGGACTCACCCCGGCAGAAGCGGCCCTCCTCTTCAGGAAACGCCGGGGGCTCTCCCTTACCCTGAGGGTGGTAAGGGCCGAGGGCTGGAGACGAGATCAGCTCTTCGGGGAGACCGGCCTGCCGTGGGTGCCCCCCTCGCCGAACATGCCCTCCTTCGAAACGGCCCTGGTCTATCCGGGGCAGGTCCTCCTCGAGGGCACCAACCTTTCCGAGGGTCGGGGCACCACCCGCCCCTTCGAACTCTTCGGAGCCCCCTGGCTGCGACCCGAGCGGGTGCTTTCCGCCCTGGAAGAGAAACCACCCGGGGTTGTCCTGCGACCCACGGCCTTCCGCCCCGCCTTCGACAAGTGGAAGGACCGGACCTGCTTCGGTTTCCAGCTCCATGTGCTCGACCCCCGCATCTTCCGCCCCGTTCGCACCACCCTTCTCCTCCTCCGAGCCATAGCCCGCACCCACGAAGAATTCGCTTTTCGTCCTTCTCCGTACGAATTCGAAGAAAAGAAGTTGCCTATTGAGATAATCTTCGGTCATAGAGATATAGTGTATTTTATCGTCGGTAAAAGGGAATGGGGGGATCTTGATTTTTGGGAGAAAGGGGGCTTAACTTATTACGCAAACGAAACGGCCTCCCTGGCGCTTTACGAGGGAGGCTTTTTTTTGTAAATCATGGGCTCAAATCATTCTAACGGAAGGCGTCCCCGCTTTCGCTCCAACAGAGAGCGGCTTAAGGCCCTTCTTTCCCTTTTCAGCAGGGAGGATCGGGTCCTCATTCTTATATGGGCCGATCCGGACGCTCTGGCCAGTGCCCTGGCCCTCAGGCGCCTCCTGGCCCAGCGGGTCTCCCAGGTGGTAATCGCGCACATAAACGAGATTCGCCGCATCAACAACCAGCTCATGATAAAGCTCCTGCGGATACCGCTGGTGAAAAAGAGCCAGGTCTCCCTCGACGACTTCACCAAGAAGGTTCTGGTGGACGCCCAGCCCACGCACAACGCCACCTTCAAGGAAATTCGTTTCGATGTGGTGATCGATCACCATCCCGAGACCGACGGCTGGGAGGCCGACTTCGTGGACATCCGTCCCGAATACGGAGCCACCTCCACCATCCTTTCGGAGTACCTGCGCAGCGCCGGAATCAGGCCCTCGGTGGCGCTGGCCACGGCCCTGGTCTACGGCATAAAGACCGACACCGACAACTTTGAGAAGCACTGCAGCCTGCAGGATGTAATCTGTTTTCACCACCTCTTCAAACACATGAACCGGCACCTTCTCCACAAGATCGAGTCCGCGGACATCCGCCGTTCGGAGCTCAAGTACATGAAGCTGGCCCTGGAGAACATGAAGTTCCGCAAGCAGCGGCTCTTCACCCATGTGGGGCGGGTGCCCAATCCCGACATCCTGGTGGTAATCGCGGACTTCCTGAACCATGTCCAGGAGGCGGGATGGGTCTTCGTATCCGGAGAATACCGTCAGAAACTGGTCATCATCATCCGGTGCGACGGGTACCGGAAGGACGCCGGAAGGCTGGCCTCCCGGGCCTTCGGACACCTGGGTTTTGCCGGGGGGCACCGGGAAAAGGCCCGGGCCGAAATCCCCCTCAGCAACCTGAACGGAAACCGCAATCAACCCATCGACACTCTTTTCATCATTCGTCTCCTCAAAAAATACTTCCGGGATCTCCGGGAGGCACGGAGGGTAAGGCATGCCTCTTTATGAGTATCTGTGCCTTGAATGCCGGAGGATCTCGGAACACCTGGTCTTCCGGGAGGAGGACTTTGAACCCTACTGCCGGCGGTGCGGCTCCCGTCGGGTGAAGAAGCTGGTCTCCCGGGTGCGGGTGCGGCTCTCGCTGGACACCCGACTGGAACGAATGACGGATCCGGCCCTCTGGGAGGGGCTGGACGAAGAGGACCCCCGTAGCGTGAAGCGCCTCATGGACAGGATGGGGGCGGAATTCGGGGACGAACTGGGGGACGAGTTCGAAGAGGTCATGAGCGAGGCCGAGGAGGAGATGGAGAAGGAGCTTTCCGGAGAGAAAAAGGACGAGGATGGAGACGGCGGAGGAGACGAAGAGGATTGAGGCGGAGGTGGAAATCCGGGGGGCACTGGGTCTTCACGCGCGTCCGGCGGCGCGACTGGCCCGGGCTCTCGCTCCTCTCCGGGCCCGGGTGTGGCTGGCCCAGGGGGAGACCCTGGTGGACGCCCGGAGCATTCTGGATGTCCTGACGCTGGCGGCCCGGACCGGAACCAGACTTAAAGTGGTGGCCGAGGGAGAGGAAGCGGAAGCCGCCCTGGAAACGGTAAAACGGATTCTCGAGGCTGAATCATGAAGACGCTTCGCGGAGTGGGAGTTTCGGCCGGGGTAGCGGTAGGGCCGGCCCATGTAATCTTTCCCGGGCACATCAAGGTCACCCGCACCCGCATCCCCCCCGGCGAAATCGAGGCCGAGGTGGAGCGACTCTCCCGGGCCATCCGGGAGGTGTCCGGAGAGATCCGCGCCCTTCAGGAAAAATTGCCGGAAAACCTGGGGGAAGTCCGGGCCATTCTCGAGGCCCAGCGCTTTCTGGTGGAGGATCCCTCCCTTTTTTCCGAGGCCTCCG
The window above is part of the Thermosulfurimonas sp. F29 genome. Proteins encoded here:
- a CDS encoding IMP cyclohydrolase, which translates into the protein MSEDLKKMYRTIRGDHFPPEIRITFGDQTLVYRKRTWKIEVEPGVVEERGLRYGENPDQEAALYELVNGNLVLGECEFISPGRGLVSSLREEDMLQFGKHPSKTNLTDVDNALNVLRYLSRHPCCVIVKHNNPCGVAYGDSIAEAFVRAFRADRIAAFGGAIALNRPVDKACAEAISEQYFEVVAAPEYEEGAVEILKKRPNLRIIRIKRMDRLEEYWGLPVVEFKSLMDGGIIIQQSQINRVRGPEDLRPALATKPDGTEVRCKREPTKREIEDMIFGWAVEMGVTSNSVLFVKDRCTVAIGTGEQDRVGVTEIAIFKAYTKYADLLCYDRYGISYKQLELEIRRGERPESQKIEIDEETRAARAGLPGSVMVSDAFFPFRDAVDVAIREGISAIIQPGGSLRDWESIEACNEADPPVAMVFTGQRVFKH
- a CDS encoding DEAD/DEAH box helicase, with protein sequence MEGSAGGAVGLTVGLHGRPWHRFPLSRRLKENLGKTGLQRTTILQDLALTEVLKGRDLILKARRGSGKGLFVVVAALNRLSGGNGDREFFPRALILAPEAARVVFLREWARRLSEGLEIEITALSSEDRLTDEDLRALENIGDLLIITPDGLNRALKWHLLKLHGLKLLIVDELEKMVARSLTFTRQLLQKLPPPERRQTLVLMEDLTYPALEVAAEITREPEEIYVEEGRLDFSSVDLSVIHISKEEKFSLLLGLLRRRGWPRALIFVNEKSEAQKLTDDLKALGLKAVFLKPELPLPLRLNFLKLFARGEARIMVATDAGCRFIQDPELDLVINYDLPEIPSDFLQRAARVRKAPGEIVSLCDETGAFFLEGIEELIGKRMRVIFPEPEEEWLISPAEVREELGGSGRPPARAPRVRRGKFRPRSRR
- a CDS encoding TlyA family RNA methyltransferase is translated as MKKERLDRLLVQRGFCESREKARALIMSGAVWVDGRRVDKAGTRVPVEAGIEIRGRGLPYVSRGGLKLEGALRVFGLSVKGFVCADLGASTGGFTDCLLRHGAARVYAVDVGRGQLHERLRRDPRVISLEGVNARYLSPGDLPERMDLVTIDVSFISLRKVLPAAVRILKPGGFILALVKPQFEVGPREVGRGGVVRDHAKHRRVVEEIWRFGEDELGLKALGVAESPVPGPAGNREFFILFDNSPLQGSKGLVFCQEKSQEEVGGEDRV
- the nadD gene encoding nicotinate-nucleotide adenylyltransferase; the encoded protein is MRVGLLGGTFDPIHLGHLRVAEEVREKLDLSEVWFIPAGVPPHKRSEPHLPFEERLRLVRLAVEEHPAFRVLDLEGRRSGPSYTVDTLEELRRRHPDHDYFFILGLDAFVEIETWHEFRRLPELATLVVVNRGDLDLESARNLSKRLFPGREVLFLQVRRLDISSTEIRRLRRSGRSIRYLVPEAVRRRIEERGHYL
- the mutS gene encoding DNA mismatch repair protein MutS, coding for MRTRLTPMFRQYFEVKNRYPDCILFFRLGDFYEMFFEDAEEASRILDIALTSREAGGGQRAPMCGVPVANAAPYIRRLIEAGKKVAICEQVEDPREARGLVRREVVRVITPGLFVDPEGLSDKESHYLCALRPGKRWGLAVLELSAGQFRAAIFEDRRELVNEVFRLEPRELLLPENAPEDLRRELREGLPGLAFTPLPAAAFSEARARELLSEHFGVEDPAGLGFAEIPEALSAVGAVLEYLLENEREALGRISPPRPYFPGDYLVLDEATKRNLELTRNQFDGSVRHSLLWVLDRTRTAMGGRTLRHWLLYPLKDIAAIRSRQEAITTLLEDATLREGLAGALSRIPDLERLATRCALRLAGPRDLVALREALAALPEVRDLLAGKEGLISEIRERLSDFSHLEERLRRTLLDEVPATAREGGLVRPGVHPELDELRDLKENALRYLAEIEERERRRTGIPNLKVGYNRVFGYYLEVTKSHLSRVPKDYIRKQTLTNAERFITPELKEFEARVLSADERIRELEYEIFLGLREAVSGEAERLRQAARALGELDALVSLAEVAEENRYVRPEVVPEPGIEIVEGRHPVLERVLPAGSFVPNTVRLDPEEARLVLITGPNMAGKSTVLRQTALIVLMAHTGAFVPAESARIGLCDRIFSRIGASDELSRGRSTFMVEMAECANILHNATERSLVILDEIGRGTSTYDGLAIAWAVAEYLHEKGALTLFATHYHELTELARELPAARNYNVAVKTWEDRIIFLYRLQPGPASESYGVQVAALAGLPREVVERAREILSALERKAAAEPPPRPPAGRDHPRQLSLFDPYLPLREKLLAVDPEELTPRQALNLIFELRDLLVKSGL
- a CDS encoding N-acetylmuramoyl-L-alanine amidase — its product is MRVLLSALRAFLFLWFMVLSLSAQALTPSEKAFLSARKALEEFSRSPKKQHYRRYWIRVINRFRRVYLRYPESPEAPKALIWAARLYRNLYGYSHLRRDLEEALRRYRMIWEHYPRSNLADDALFEAAEIYEKLLGDRVTAEYLRRLILKRYPSGDMAARIAPPKRSPPGKTPSKNTAPPDKASPPKETATVKRIRHWSGEDYSRVVVDLSSRVTFKDHALKAFAGRPPRVYVDLSPARLSPYLKPEIPIEDGLLTRVRVGQYRPGTVRVVLDLKSLTSYRVFYLGDPPRVVIDLLGESPPRSAPKKETEREIPLKPPSPNHYSLAQQLGLKIRRIVIDPGHGGHDPGALGLYGLKEKDITLRVSRYLAEELRRCLGCQVILTRDRDVFIPLLKRAAIANLKKADLFVSIHVNAAPNRRSRGIETYYLSFTTDPEAMRVAAMENAISRLSLSELQDLLKRILRNAKVEESRRLAEEIQRHLVKRLSRRYRGVRDLGVKKAPFVVLVGTRMPAVLVEISFITNPTEARRLRSEKYLREIARGIAEGIKAYVNEIQVARP
- a CDS encoding exo-beta-N-acetylmuramidase NamZ domain-containing protein, which gives rise to MRVRVGLEVLLSDPPRWLRGRRVGLLSHQAATTADLRPAHLVLREALGKNLVRLFAPQHGFYGTAQANMIPGEDHRDPLTGVPVVSLYGPRLKPSPEHLADLDLLLVDLVDVGCRVYTYLWTLFLTLEAAEKAGVEVVVLDRPNPLGGWLEGPVLSPDLFSFVGLCEMPLRHGLTPAEAALLFRKRRGLSLTLRVVRAEGWRRDQLFGETGLPWVPPSPNMPSFETALVYPGQVLLEGTNLSEGRGTTRPFELFGAPWLRPERVLSALEEKPPGVVLRPTAFRPAFDKWKDRTCFGFQLHVLDPRIFRPVRTTLLLLRAIARTHEEFAFRPSPYEFEEKKLPIEIIFGHRDIVYFIVGKREWGDLDFWEKGGLTYYANETASLALYEGGFFL